TTCGGCAAACTATCAGGCATACATCACCCGTGCGCAGTTCTGTGAGCTGGTTTTGAAAGCCTATGAAAAGCTGAGCAACACTTCTGCTGAGATTGGAGATGTGCATTTTAATGACACCGACAATCCCGAAATATTAAAAGCCGCAAACCTTGGTATTGTTACAGGGCATGGTGACGGCAGTTTTGCACCCGATGAAAAAATTACGAGAGAGCAGATTGCAACCATGCTTTCCCGCATGATTGGCAAGGCTGTCCCTTCAGAAAAAACGACTTTCTTTGCGCCTGTCGGCTTTTCGGATTGGGAGCTTATCAGCGATTGGGCAGTTATTCCCTTATGCTTTTTATACGACAAAGGCATCATGCAGGGCACGGGAAAAAACTGTATAAGTCCTAAAGCTAACACCACCTGCGAACAGGCGGTTTTACTTGTATACAGAACTGTCCGAAAATACACCAACACATCGGTTTCATACGACTACGACAGAATTCTTGCCGGCGACTTTTCGCAGTTTGCAGGCAGCTATGTGAATAAAAACGGTGTCACCTTTGTTTTAACGGAAGCCGGAGCGGATTTCGAGCCGGAAAGGGATATTGCAATTTCTTCCAAAGCAGAATATATAACCAAGAATCCTGACGGAAGCTACAGTTGGTCTATTATTTATTATGAAGATGGCCATTCGGTGGAATCGATTGCAGTGGTTCTTTACCCAATTGGCGTTGAGGTTAATAGCATTTACGGAGAGCGTGTACCGACAGATACCAGCACACTCCGCTTATGGGCAGGGCATGATGGGGTGCTCGACAACAATTGG
This genomic window from Clostridia bacterium contains:
- a CDS encoding S-layer homology domain-containing protein — translated: MKKSIFAFVISITLLFASVTLIHAAGTPSTWAVQEIEAATKDGLITDSISANYQAYITRAQFCELVLKAYEKLSNTSAEIGDVHFNDTDNPEILKAANLGIVTGHGDGSFAPDEKITREQIATMLSRMIGKAVPSEKTTFFAPVGFSDWELISDWAVIPLCFLYDKGIMQGTGKNCISPKANTTCEQAVLLVYRTVRKYTNTSVSYDYDRILAGDFSQFAGSYVNKNGVTFVLTEAGADFEPERDIAISSKAEYITKNPDGSYSWSIIYYEDGHSVESIAVVLYPIGVEVNSIYGERVPTDTSTLRLWAGHDGVLDNNWVMYKQ